The proteins below are encoded in one region of Hordeum vulgare subsp. vulgare chromosome 3H, MorexV3_pseudomolecules_assembly, whole genome shotgun sequence:
- the LOC123440540 gene encoding agamous-like MADS-box protein AGL23 — MVGRATTAPKRKGGNGRQKIAIRRIEKKDARQVCFAKRRQGLFNKAAMLAAMCGAQVAAVTFSPGGKAFSFGHPSAQAVIDRFLAGANALVVQGATDDNELKKLHLQHGELRTQLKEVKLRKQCVEEAMAKERAAGDQIAAWLDPELGDMGEEEMMAFAAELMTVRAAVSERANQVLLEVQNVSLFGGSTFELGSSSSANARMEMQQMQNVSLFGGSTYELGSSSSASARMEMQQMQMVIPSTQGFAAGMHMHMHQMLMTMPPPPGLSYGVDMLQMLMSSPPSPVFGIGVNMQQMVMTMQPQPEFAAETEMQPQPEFAAETEMQQVTMTMPPPLG; from the coding sequence ATGGTGGGGCGAGCAACGACGGCGCCAAAGCGGAAGGGTGGCAATGGGCGGCAGAAGATCGCCATCCGGCGGATCGAGAAGAAGGATGCTCGGCAGGTATGCTTCGCTAAGCGTCGGCAGGGCCTGTTTAACAAGGCCGCCATGCTGGCGGCGATGTGCGGCGCCCAGGTGGCCGCCGTCACCTTCTCGCCCGGCGGAAaggccttctccttcggccaccccTCAGCTCAGGCCGTCATCGATCGCTTCCTGGCGGGGGCCAACGCGTTGGTGGTCCAGGGCGCCACCGACGACAACGAGCTGAAGAAGCTACACCTGCAGCACGGCGAGCTGCGCACGCAGCTCAAGGAGGTGAAGTTGCGGAAACAGTGCGTGGAGGAGGCCATGGCAAAGGAGCGCGCCGCGGGGGATCAGATTGCGGCGTGGCTCGACCCTGAACTGGGCGACatgggggaggaggagatgatgGCCTTCGCCGCCGAGTTGATGACGGTGCGGGCCGCCGTCTCGGAACGCGCAAACCAGGTGCTCTTGGAGGTGCAGAATGTGAGCCTCTTCGGTGGCAGTACCTTTGAGCTTGGTAGCAGCAGCAGTGCCAACGCTAGGATGGAGATGCAACAGATGCAGAATGTGAGCCTCTTCGGTGGCAGTACCTATGAGCTTGGTAGCAGCAGCAGTGCCAGCGCCAGGATGGAGATGCAACAGATGCAGATGGTGATTCCTTCGACGCAGGGGTTCGCCGCCGGGATGCATATGCACATGCACCAGATGCTAATGACAATGCCTCCGCCGCCAGGCTTGTCCTACGGGGTGGATATGCTGCAGATGCTTATGTCGAGTCCTCCATCACCAGTTTTTGGCATAGGGGTGAATATGCAGCAGATGGTTATGACGATGCAGCCGCAACCAGAGTTCGCCGCTGAGACGGAGATGCAGCCGCAACCAGAGTTCGCCGCTGAGACGGAGATGCAGCAGGTGACTATGACGATGCCGCCGCCGCTGGGATGA